One segment of Asterias rubens chromosome 2, eAstRub1.3, whole genome shotgun sequence DNA contains the following:
- the LOC117306882 gene encoding ankyrin repeat and SOCS box protein 9-like isoform X2, with product MSWTRGQNLYIRNHDLDVFERTALHQAASNGQLLLLRSIIRQDGSCVNVTNCNGVNPLHDACHTGHLACCKEIIQRGGKLNPMDIDWHTPLTRACSERHKDCVDLLIRSGAKLNIENEMFSPLHCAAAAGCIDSTNLLLQAGAEVDKLDYNRSGTPLHAAANGHQTMCARALLQAGANINSARPTDNKTPLHVAASVSAPAEMITLLLQHGAKTHDLDTEGKKAVDLAPMDSQAYGVLKEHTESAGLLSELCRECVHQHLILDESVNSLPLPERLKEFLQFKS from the exons ATGTCCTGGACAAGAGGTCAAAACCTGTACATCAGAAACCATG ATTTAGATGTGTTTGAAAGAACAGCTTTACACCAAGCAGCCAGTAATGGACAACTGCTTTTGTTGAGGTCCATTATCAGGCAAGACGGTTCTTGCGTTAATGTTACAAACTGTAACGGAGTGAACCCGTTACATGATGCATGTCATACAGGTCATCTAGCTTGTTGTAAGGAGATTATACAGAGAGGAGGCAAG ttGAATCCTATGGATATTGACTGGCATACTCCACTGACTCGTGCCTGCTCTGAACGACATAAAGATTGTGTTGATCTTCTTATCCGTTCGGGGGCAAAGCTCAATATTGAAAATGAGATGTTTTCACCGCTACATTGCGCAGCTGCTGCAG GATGTATCGACTCCACTAACTTACTCTTGCAAGCAGGAGCCGAGGTAGATAAATTAGACTACAACAGATCTGGGACTCCACTGCATGCAGCAGCAAATGGCCACCAGACAATGTGTGCAAGGGCACTGCTACAAGCAG GTGCAAATATCAATTCTGCTAGACCAACGGACAATAAAACTCCTCTCCATGTAGCAGCATCCGTGTCTGCGCCAGCAGAAATGATCACTTTGCTCTTACAACATGGGGCTAAGACACATGACCTAGACACAGAGGGCAAGAAAGCAGTAGACTTGGCACCGATGGATAGCCAGGCTTATGGTGTTCTCAAAGAGCACACAG AAAGTGCCGGATTACTGAGCGAGCTGTGCAGGGAGTGCGTTCATCAACATCTCATATTGGATGAGTCCGTCAACTCACTACCTCTTCCAGAAAGACTCAAAGAATTCCTTCAATTCAAATCATGA
- the LOC117306882 gene encoding ankyrin repeat and SOCS box protein 9-like isoform X1: protein MSWTRGQNLYIRNHENDGRVTLGHDRSRLHQAATMGQLLMLHALIEDGAKVNVTTYNGVTPLHDACSTGHRYSARCLIKAGGKLNPMDIDWHTPLTRACSERHKDCVDLLIRSGAKLNIENEMFSPLHCAAAAGCIDSTNLLLQAGAEVDKLDYNRSGTPLHAAANGHQTMCARALLQAGANINSARPTDNKTPLHVAASVSAPAEMITLLLQHGAKTHDLDTEGKKAVDLAPMDSQAYGVLKEHTESAGLLSELCRECVHQHLILDESVNSLPLPERLKEFLQFKS, encoded by the exons ATGTCCTGGACAAGAGGTCAAAACCTGTACATCAGAAACCATG AAAATGATGGACGCGTGACATTAGGCCATGACCGCTCCAGGCTGCACCAGGCAGCCACAATGGGTCAGCTACTGATGTTACATGCCCTTATCGAAGACGGAGCAAAGGTCAACGTCACAACTTATAATGGGGTGACGCCCTTGCACGATGCCTGTAGCACTGGTCACCGGTACTCGGCCAGGTGTTTAATCAAAGCTGGGGGCAAG ttGAATCCTATGGATATTGACTGGCATACTCCACTGACTCGTGCCTGCTCTGAACGACATAAAGATTGTGTTGATCTTCTTATCCGTTCGGGGGCAAAGCTCAATATTGAAAATGAGATGTTTTCACCGCTACATTGCGCAGCTGCTGCAG GATGTATCGACTCCACTAACTTACTCTTGCAAGCAGGAGCCGAGGTAGATAAATTAGACTACAACAGATCTGGGACTCCACTGCATGCAGCAGCAAATGGCCACCAGACAATGTGTGCAAGGGCACTGCTACAAGCAG GTGCAAATATCAATTCTGCTAGACCAACGGACAATAAAACTCCTCTCCATGTAGCAGCATCCGTGTCTGCGCCAGCAGAAATGATCACTTTGCTCTTACAACATGGGGCTAAGACACATGACCTAGACACAGAGGGCAAGAAAGCAGTAGACTTGGCACCGATGGATAGCCAGGCTTATGGTGTTCTCAAAGAGCACACAG AAAGTGCCGGATTACTGAGCGAGCTGTGCAGGGAGTGCGTTCATCAACATCTCATATTGGATGAGTCCGTCAACTCACTACCTCTTCCAGAAAGACTCAAAGAATTCCTTCAATTCAAATCATGA